From one Buchnera aphidicola (Cinara pseudotaxifoliae) genomic stretch:
- the ftsY gene encoding signal recognition particle-docking protein FtsY, giving the protein MIKKNFFSNLKSFFKKKIQNNTPKHKIKTDLTNSSLNSSNNKINSFFNNYIHNTKKFFINKINNIFCTQKLDEHMFKKLKNLLLSSDFGVTATEKILHTFKIYIKKNNSISSNKAIIYFKNLLLNMLIISKEKSCSISKAKMPFIILIVGVNGVGKTTIVTKLAYYYKNLGYSTMVAAGDTYRSAAIDQLIDLGRINSIPVFSKPLDSDPASVIFDAIKESIKKKKDILIIDTAGRLHNKNHLIQELQKINRVIHKCHPTAPHEIFLVLDAGIGQNSIEQARVFSSNLPVTGSIITKLDGTAKGGIIFSVANELIIPIRFVGTGEKITDFSSFDSKKFVDSFFNVS; this is encoded by the coding sequence GTGATAAAAAAAAATTTTTTTTCTAATTTAAAATCCTTTTTTAAAAAAAAAATTCAGAATAATACTCCTAAACATAAAATAAAAACCGATTTAACAAATTCTTCTTTAAATTCATCTAATAATAAAATTAATTCTTTTTTTAATAATTATATACATAATACCAAAAAATTTTTTATTAACAAAATAAATAATATTTTTTGTACACAAAAGTTAGATGAACATATGTTTAAAAAATTAAAAAATTTATTATTATCTTCTGATTTTGGAGTAACCGCTACTGAAAAAATTTTACATACATTTAAAATATATATTAAAAAAAACAATTCAATAAGTTCTAACAAAGCTATTATATATTTCAAAAATTTATTATTAAATATGTTGATTATATCGAAAGAAAAAAGTTGTAGTATTTCTAAGGCTAAAATGCCGTTTATAATTTTAATAGTTGGAGTAAACGGTGTAGGAAAAACAACTATTGTTACAAAACTAGCATACTATTATAAAAACCTCGGTTATTCTACTATGGTAGCTGCAGGTGATACGTATAGATCTGCTGCAATTGATCAGTTAATAGATTTAGGGAGAATCAATAGTATTCCTGTTTTTTCTAAACCTCTAGATTCAGATCCTGCTTCAGTGATATTTGATGCAATTAAAGAATCCATCAAAAAAAAAAAGGATATTTTAATTATTGATACAGCGGGTCGCTTACATAATAAAAATCATTTAATTCAGGAATTACAAAAAATTAACCGAGTAATTCATAAATGTCACCCAACGGCGCCTCATGAAATATTTCTAGTTTTAGATGCTGGGATTGGTCAAAATTCTATAGAACAAGCTAGAGTTTTTTCTTCTAATCTTCCAGTCACTGGGTCTATTATTACTAAGTTAGATGGTACAGCTAAAGGAGGAATTATTTTTTCAGTTGCTAATGAATTAATTATCCCAATTCGTTTTGTTGGTACAGGAGAAAAAATAACAGATTTTTCATCTTTTGATAGCAAAAAATTTGTTGATAGTTTTTTTAATGTTAGTTAA
- the rpoH gene encoding RNA polymerase sigma factor RpoH — translation MKNQVRTISFLNIGSLDAYIRMANSFSILSPEKEKLLAEKLFFYRDIESAKLLILSNLRFVIHVAKNYSGYGLPQADLIQEGNIGLMKAIRRFNPNINVRLVSFAVHWIKSEIHEYVLKNWRIVKVATTKAQRKLFFNLRKSKKRLGWFNLHEIDIVARELGVSRQEVKEMEARMSAQDITLDVTPSDSQSDYPMSNMRSSLHLEDKKSNFATKVEQDNWALHAVNKLSNALLVLDERSQQIIKRRWLNKNSSKITLQTIAQDYGISAERVRQLEKNAMKKLKIAIEA, via the coding sequence ATAAAAAATCAGGTTCGTACAATTAGTTTTTTAAATATTGGTAGTTTAGATGCCTATATTCGTATGGCAAATTCTTTTTCTATATTATCTCCTGAAAAAGAAAAATTACTTGCAGAAAAATTGTTTTTTTATAGAGATATAGAGTCAGCAAAATTATTAATTTTATCAAATTTACGATTTGTAATTCATGTTGCTAAAAATTATTCTGGATATGGTTTACCGCAAGCTGATTTAATTCAAGAAGGAAATATTGGTTTAATGAAAGCAATTAGACGTTTTAATCCCAATATTAATGTTCGTTTAGTTTCTTTTGCTGTGCATTGGATAAAATCTGAAATTCATGAATATGTTTTAAAAAATTGGCGTATAGTAAAAGTTGCTACTACTAAAGCACAACGAAAATTATTTTTTAATTTAAGAAAATCTAAAAAAAGATTAGGTTGGTTTAATCTTCATGAAATAGATATTGTTGCACGTGAATTAGGTGTTAGTAGACAAGAAGTAAAAGAAATGGAAGCAAGAATGTCTGCTCAAGATATAACTTTAGACGTCACACCATCAGATTCTCAATCTGATTATCCAATGAGTAATATGCGTTCCTCCCTCCATCTAGAAGACAAAAAATCAAATTTTGCAACAAAAGTAGAGCAAGATAACTGGGCTTTACATGCTGTTAATAAATTAAGTAATGCATTGTTAGTATTAGATGAAAGGAGTCAGCAAATTATTAAAAGGCGTTGGTTAAATAAAAATAGTTCTAAGATTACTTTGCAGACTATTGCTCAAGACTACGGAATTTCAGCTGAACGAGTTCGTCAATTAGAAAAAAATGCTATGAAAAAATTAAAAATAGCGATTGAAGCATAA
- the rsmD gene encoding 16S rRNA (guanine(966)-N(2))-methyltransferase RsmD codes for MKKKTKKQKKIRITGGFLKNRVLHSVNKINIRPTRNRVKQVVFSWLQKYIKNSTCLDCFSGSGNLSIESVSRLAKSVTSLEKNYTLVNKLRKTIKNFSITNISVFHTNTLQWLKKNGTPYDIIYLDPPFYNKTLLNQSVQYLEKYNWIHKNSFIYIEHIDNNIYIPDTWKLIKKKKIGIVSFLLFYKKNKN; via the coding sequence ATGAAAAAAAAAACAAAAAAACAAAAAAAAATTCGTATTACTGGTGGATTTTTAAAAAATAGAGTATTGCATTCAGTTAACAAAATAAATATAAGGCCTACCAGAAATCGTGTTAAACAAGTAGTATTTAGTTGGTTACAAAAATATATAAAAAACTCCACATGTTTAGATTGTTTTTCTGGAAGCGGAAACTTAAGTATAGAATCAGTTTCTCGATTAGCTAAATCAGTTACTTCATTAGAAAAAAACTATACTTTAGTTAATAAATTAAGAAAAACTATAAAAAATTTTTCTATTACTAATATATCAGTTTTTCATACTAATACCCTACAATGGTTAAAAAAAAATGGTACACCATACGATATTATTTATTTAGACCCACCTTTTTATAATAAAACGTTGCTTAACCAATCTGTTCAATATCTAGAAAAATATAATTGGATTCATAAAAATTCCTTTATATATATTGAACATATAGATAATAATATCTATATACCTGATACATGGAAATTAATTAAAAAAAAAAAAATAGGAATAGTATCATTTTTATTATTTTATAAAAAAAATAAAAATTAA
- the metE gene encoding 5-methyltetrahydropteroyltriglutamate--homocysteine S-methyltransferase: MAIKNHILGFPRIGARRELKFALENYWSKKITLHDLLVVGKTIRHNNWKYQVDCGLDYVTVGDFAWYDHVLNVSMMINNVPKRHQIEDESKLNLDTLFRIARGSIVIDKNCSASEMTKWFDTNYHYIVPELSCDQNFYFAWKAILEETDEALSLGYTVKPVLLGPLTYLWLGKVKGISFNKLDLLEKILPIYKEVLTKLSRRNIEWIQIDEPILVLDIPTQWKKAFLGVYKELKNNKIKILLSTYFGDIHSNIDIINKLSIDGLHIDLVAGKYDICQLHNYFNEKFLLSLGIVNGRNIWKTDLLKWYTKLKLFSKVKRIFWISTSCSLLHVPLDISLEENLTDFVKSWFSFGMQKCLEISILSRVLNKKLNIKEIHRWIKPIDAYKSSNIVNNIVVQKRVLQISSDHMQRKNDFTIRSAIQKKKLNLPILPTTTIGSFPQTIEIRQLRLDYKNKKISQSDYENSLKIHIKNNIIQQEKLGLDVLVHGEPERNDMVEYFSEYLEGFVFTQYGWVQSYGSRCVKPPIIVGDISRITPITVMWSKFAQSLTNKPVKAMLTGPVTILCWSFPREDIPKERIAQQIALALRDEVSDLENSGIDVIQIDEPALREGLPLRKFYWDNYLSWAVKAFKLCSSGVKDSTQIHTHMCYCEFNDIMPAIVDLDADVITIETSRSDMDLLEFFKTFKYPNDIGPGVYDIHSPNIPTINWIEKLLIKAVEYIPVQQLWVNPDCGLKTRNWMETLLALQNMIQATKNIRKKILKK, from the coding sequence ATGGCTATAAAAAATCATATACTAGGATTTCCTAGAATTGGTGCGCGTCGTGAATTAAAATTTGCTTTAGAAAATTATTGGTCAAAAAAAATTACTTTGCATGATTTATTAGTTGTTGGTAAAACTATTAGACATAATAACTGGAAATATCAAGTTGATTGTGGTTTAGATTATGTAACGGTAGGTGATTTTGCATGGTACGATCATGTATTAAATGTTAGTATGATGATTAATAATGTTCCTAAAAGACATCAAATAGAAGATGAATCTAAGTTAAATTTAGATACTTTGTTTAGAATTGCTAGAGGATCAATAGTAATCGATAAAAATTGCTCTGCATCTGAGATGACTAAGTGGTTTGATACAAATTATCATTATATTGTACCTGAGTTATCTTGCGATCAAAATTTTTATTTTGCTTGGAAAGCAATTCTAGAAGAAACCGATGAAGCATTATCATTAGGGTATACGGTAAAACCAGTTTTGTTAGGTCCATTGACGTATTTGTGGTTAGGTAAAGTTAAAGGAATTAGTTTTAATAAATTAGATCTTTTGGAAAAAATATTACCTATTTATAAAGAAGTATTAACAAAATTATCTCGTAGAAATATTGAGTGGATTCAAATTGACGAACCTATTTTAGTTTTAGACATTCCTACACAATGGAAAAAAGCTTTTTTGGGTGTGTATAAAGAATTGAAAAATAACAAAATAAAAATTTTGTTATCTACATATTTTGGTGACATACATAGTAATATTGACATAATTAATAAATTATCAATTGATGGGTTACATATTGATTTGGTTGCAGGAAAATATGATATATGTCAATTACATAATTATTTTAATGAAAAATTTTTATTATCATTAGGTATAGTTAACGGACGTAATATTTGGAAAACAGATTTATTAAAATGGTATACAAAATTAAAGTTATTTTCTAAAGTGAAGCGTATTTTTTGGATCAGTACATCGTGTTCACTATTACATGTTCCATTAGATATATCTTTAGAAGAAAATTTAACAGATTTTGTAAAATCTTGGTTTTCATTTGGTATGCAAAAATGTTTAGAAATATCCATTTTGTCTCGTGTATTAAATAAAAAATTAAACATAAAAGAAATACATCGTTGGATCAAACCTATTGATGCATATAAATCATCTAATATAGTTAATAATATTGTAGTGCAAAAACGTGTTTTACAAATTTCTTCTGATCATATGCAAAGAAAAAATGATTTTACTATACGTTCAGCTATTCAAAAGAAAAAATTAAACTTACCAATATTACCTACTACTACAATTGGTTCATTTCCACAAACCATAGAAATTAGACAATTACGGTTAGATTATAAAAATAAAAAAATTAGTCAATCAGATTATGAAAATAGTTTAAAAATACACATTAAAAATAATATTATTCAACAGGAAAAATTAGGATTAGATGTTCTGGTGCATGGAGAACCTGAAAGAAATGATATGGTTGAATATTTTAGTGAATATTTAGAAGGTTTTGTATTTACACAGTACGGTTGGGTGCAAAGTTATGGTTCTCGATGTGTGAAACCTCCAATTATTGTAGGAGATATTAGTCGGATTACTCCTATTACAGTTATGTGGTCAAAATTTGCTCAATCATTAACAAATAAGCCTGTTAAAGCTATGTTAACAGGACCGGTTACAATTCTGTGTTGGTCTTTTCCTCGTGAAGACATTCCTAAAGAGCGCATAGCTCAACAAATTGCTTTAGCTTTGAGAGATGAAGTATCAGATTTAGAAAATTCTGGCATTGATGTTATTCAAATTGATGAGCCTGCTTTACGAGAAGGATTACCTTTACGGAAATTTTATTGGGATAATTATTTATCATGGGCAGTTAAAGCATTTAAGCTATGTTCATCAGGTGTAAAAGATAGCACACAAATTCATACGCATATGTGTTATTGCGAATTTAATGATATTATGCCTGCAATAGTAGATTTAGATGCTGATGTGATCACTATTGAAACATCTCGTTCAGACATGGATTTGTTAGAATTTTTTAAAACGTTTAAATATCCTAATGATATTGGTCCAGGGGTATATGATATTCATTCTCCAAATATTCCTACAATTAATTGGATTGAAAAATTATTAATTAAAGCGGTAGAATATATTCCTGTACAACAATTATGGGTGAATCCAGATTGTGGTTTAAAAACTCGTAATTGGATGGAAACATTGTTAGCTTTACAAAACATGATACAAGCTACTAAAAATATTCGAAAAAAAATTTTAAAAAAATAA
- the dnaC gene encoding DNA replication protein DnaC, producing the protein MNNFLKKLKKIMPAYIEPKFCNDKELLFWNQEQGKKYSESIIQKNKAMKIKRTLGRSGIRELYKNCSFENYQVHHEGHKKVLCAARRYAENFKNNIANFIFSGRPGTGKNHLASAIGNHLILRGKNILIITVADLMSTLKSTFNQSSAEMTEEKLLYNLSTVDLLIIDEIGMQTESRYEKMIINQIIDRRSSSKKSTGILSNLNHERLNGLLGDRVLDRMSLGNSLWLTFEWDSYRKNIQRN; encoded by the coding sequence ATGAATAATTTTTTAAAAAAACTAAAAAAAATTATGCCTGCTTACATAGAACCAAAATTCTGTAATGATAAAGAATTATTATTCTGGAATCAAGAACAAGGAAAAAAATATTCTGAATCCATTATTCAAAAAAATAAAGCTATGAAAATAAAAAGAACATTAGGTCGATCCGGAATACGAGAATTATATAAAAATTGTTCTTTTGAAAATTACCAAGTACATCATGAAGGACATAAAAAAGTCCTATGCGCTGCTCGTAGATATGCAGAAAATTTTAAAAACAATATTGCTAACTTTATATTCTCAGGTCGACCAGGAACTGGAAAAAATCATTTAGCTTCAGCTATTGGAAATCATTTAATTTTACGAGGAAAAAATATATTAATAATTACAGTTGCAGATCTTATGTCAACCCTTAAAAGTACTTTCAATCAGTCTTCTGCAGAAATGACTGAAGAAAAATTATTATATAACTTAAGTACAGTAGATTTACTTATAATTGATGAAATAGGAATGCAAACAGAATCTAGATATGAAAAAATGATTATTAATCAGATTATAGATAGGAGATCATCCTCTAAAAAATCTACCGGAATATTATCTAATTTAAATCATGAAAGATTAAATGGTTTATTGGGAGATAGAGTTCTTGACAGGATGAGTTTAGGAAATAGTCTATGGTTAACATTTGAATGGGATAGTTATAGAAAAAATATACAGAGAAACTAA
- the rpoC gene encoding DNA-directed RNA polymerase subunit beta', translating to MKDILKIFKKKNKIEEFDSIQISLASPEIIRSWSFGEVKKPETINYRTFKPERDGLFCSRIFGPIKDYECLCGKYKRLKHRGVVCEKCGVEVTKSTVRRERMGHIELAAPIAHIWFLKSLPSRIGLLIDIPLRDIERVLYFESYIVIKSGMTSLEKYQVLTEDQYIQAIDEFGNDFEAKMGAEAIQKILKKMNLKNICLNLKKELCKTNSDTKRKKVTKRIKLIESLLISKNKPEWMILTVLPILPPDLRPLVPLDGGRFATSDLNDLYRRVINRNNRLKRLLELSAPDIIIKNEKRMLQEAIDALLDNGRRGRSITGSNKRPLKSLADMIKGKQGRFRQNLLGKRVDYSGRSVITVGPYLHLNQCGIPKKMALELFKPFIYGKLEQRNLATTIKSAKKMVEQEEPIVWDILDEIICKHPILLNRAPTLHRLGIQAFEPILIEGKAIQLHPLVCAAYNADFDGDQMAIHIPLTKSAQKEARLLMMSTRNILSPANGEPIIVPSQDVILGIYYMTRKKINGKGSEMLLSSSKEAERMYALGSVDLHSIVNIRISEYIKDDKNNLIEQKKIIKTTIGRAIFWTIIPQGLPFKIINKTLKKSDISNILNICYRILGLKETVNLADQIMYTGFSYAAKSGVSVGIDDIIIPTKKTNILLEAEKEVSEIHKQFQTGLVTASERYNKVIDIWADANENIANAMMKNLSHDIIYNKDQKKIKQKSFNNIFIMADSGARGSAAQIRQLAGMRGLMAKPDGSIIETPITANFREGLNVLQYFISTHGARKGLADTALKTANSGYLTRRLVDVAQDLVVTKTDCKTRKGILMSTLIEGGEIKEPLRERVLGRITVEDIYYLDSTKIMIPQNTLLNEEWCNILEKNSIDAVKVRSVVHCETNFGVCAYCYGRDLARGKLVHKGEAIGVIAAQSIGEPGTQLTMRTFHIGGAASKVASESSIQIRKNGLIHLNRAKSVINSEGKIVIISRNVELKMIDKTGKTQESYKIPYGSLLTKGEGEKVKAGEIIARWDPHTIPVITEVSGYIQFIDVVEGQSVSKQTDELTGLSSIVILDTSERNIQGKDLKPSLKIVDKTGSDIFIPGTDMPAQYFLPGKSIVQLDNGMKISSGDTLARVPQESAGTKDITGGLPRVADLFEARKPKELAILAEINGIVSFGKETKGKRRLILTPPDGNNTYEEMIPKWRQLNVFEGERVEKGDTISDGPESPHDILRLRGVQAVTSHIVNEVQEVYRLQGVKINNKHIEVIIRQMLRKATITNSGDSDFLQGEQTEYSSVMLENKKLKIKKRKIARFSRDLLGITKASLATESFISAASFQETTRVLTESAVAGKKDKLRGLKENVIVGRLIPAGTGYKYHKQRLKTKIKNSSKQQTKSTSVSPEEAAANLSELLNSTEKINNNL from the coding sequence ATGAAAGACATATTAAAAATTTTTAAAAAAAAAAATAAAATTGAAGAATTCGATTCTATTCAAATTTCATTAGCATCTCCAGAAATTATACGATCTTGGTCTTTTGGAGAAGTTAAAAAACCTGAAACAATAAATTATCGAACCTTTAAACCTGAACGTGATGGATTATTTTGCTCGCGTATTTTTGGACCCATAAAAGATTATGAATGTTTATGTGGTAAATATAAACGTTTAAAACATAGAGGCGTAGTATGTGAAAAGTGTGGCGTTGAAGTTACAAAAAGCACAGTTCGTCGAGAAAGGATGGGGCATATTGAATTAGCTGCTCCTATTGCACATATATGGTTTTTAAAATCATTACCTTCTAGAATTGGTTTACTAATAGATATACCTCTTCGAGATATAGAACGAGTATTATACTTTGAATCATATATTGTAATTAAATCTGGAATGACTAGCTTAGAAAAATACCAAGTACTAACAGAAGACCAGTATATACAAGCAATAGATGAATTTGGAAATGATTTTGAAGCCAAAATGGGTGCAGAAGCTATACAAAAAATTTTAAAAAAAATGAACTTGAAAAATATTTGTTTAAACTTAAAAAAAGAACTATGTAAAACTAATTCTGACACAAAAAGGAAAAAAGTTACAAAAAGAATCAAACTCATTGAATCCTTATTGATTTCTAAAAATAAACCTGAATGGATGATTTTAACTGTACTTCCAATATTACCTCCGGATCTCAGACCTTTAGTCCCTCTAGATGGTGGTAGATTTGCAACTTCCGATTTAAATGATTTGTATAGACGAGTTATTAACCGAAACAATAGATTAAAACGCTTATTAGAATTGTCAGCTCCAGATATAATAATAAAAAACGAAAAAAGAATGTTACAAGAAGCAATCGATGCTCTATTAGATAACGGAAGACGCGGTAGATCCATTACCGGTTCAAACAAAAGACCTTTAAAATCTTTAGCTGATATGATTAAAGGAAAACAAGGTAGATTCAGACAGAACTTATTAGGAAAAAGAGTAGATTATTCAGGTCGTTCAGTAATTACCGTAGGTCCGTATTTACATTTAAATCAATGCGGTATACCTAAAAAAATGGCTCTAGAATTGTTTAAACCATTCATATATGGAAAATTAGAACAAAGAAATCTCGCCACAACTATTAAATCTGCAAAAAAAATGGTAGAGCAAGAAGAACCAATTGTTTGGGATATATTAGATGAAATTATTTGTAAACATCCGATCTTACTAAATCGAGCGCCTACATTACATAGATTGGGCATACAAGCATTTGAACCTATTTTAATTGAAGGAAAAGCAATACAATTACATCCATTAGTATGTGCTGCATATAACGCAGATTTTGATGGAGATCAAATGGCGATTCATATTCCATTAACAAAATCTGCTCAAAAAGAAGCGCGATTATTAATGATGTCGACTAGAAATATACTTTCCCCGGCTAATGGAGAACCTATTATCGTTCCATCTCAAGATGTAATTTTAGGTATATATTATATGACACGAAAAAAAATCAATGGAAAAGGATCCGAAATGTTGCTCTCTTCTTCAAAAGAGGCCGAACGTATGTATGCTTTAGGATCGGTTGATTTACATTCTATCGTTAATATCCGTATCTCTGAATATATTAAAGATGACAAAAACAATTTAATAGAGCAAAAAAAAATCATCAAAACTACCATAGGAAGAGCAATTTTTTGGACTATTATACCTCAAGGATTACCATTTAAAATAATCAATAAAACACTAAAAAAATCAGACATATCAAATATTTTAAATATTTGTTATCGAATATTAGGATTAAAAGAAACAGTTAATTTAGCTGATCAAATCATGTATACAGGATTTTCATATGCAGCAAAATCTGGTGTTTCTGTTGGAATTGACGATATTATAATACCGACAAAAAAAACAAATATTTTATTAGAAGCAGAAAAAGAAGTATCTGAAATACACAAACAGTTTCAAACCGGATTAGTTACAGCAAGTGAACGATATAACAAAGTAATAGATATATGGGCGGATGCAAATGAAAATATTGCAAATGCTATGATGAAAAATTTATCACATGATATTATTTATAATAAAGATCAAAAAAAAATAAAACAAAAGTCCTTTAACAATATTTTTATAATGGCTGATTCTGGAGCAAGAGGTTCTGCAGCTCAAATTAGACAATTAGCTGGCATGCGTGGATTAATGGCAAAACCTGATGGTTCCATTATAGAGACACCAATAACAGCAAATTTTAGAGAAGGATTAAACGTACTACAATATTTTATTTCTACTCATGGAGCAAGAAAAGGGTTAGCTGATACTGCATTAAAAACTGCTAATTCAGGTTATTTAACTAGAAGATTAGTAGATGTAGCACAAGATTTAGTAGTTACAAAAACTGACTGTAAAACCCGAAAAGGAATTTTAATGAGTACTTTAATTGAGGGAGGAGAGATAAAAGAACCACTTAGAGAAAGAGTTTTAGGGCGTATAACTGTAGAAGATATTTATTATCTAGATTCTACAAAAATTATGATACCGCAAAATACTTTATTAAACGAAGAATGGTGTAATATTTTAGAAAAAAATTCTATAGATGCTGTTAAGGTGAGATCAGTAGTGCATTGCGAAACAAATTTTGGAGTATGCGCGTATTGCTATGGACGCGACCTCGCTAGAGGAAAGCTAGTCCATAAAGGAGAAGCCATAGGTGTTATTGCAGCTCAGTCTATTGGTGAGCCAGGAACACAATTAACTATGCGTACATTTCACATTGGAGGAGCTGCTTCAAAAGTAGCCTCTGAATCCAGTATTCAAATTCGTAAAAACGGACTAATTCATTTAAATCGAGCAAAATCTGTGATTAACTCAGAAGGAAAAATAGTTATAATCTCTAGAAATGTTGAGTTAAAAATGATAGATAAAACCGGAAAAACACAAGAAAGTTATAAAATACCTTATGGATCATTGCTAACAAAAGGAGAAGGTGAAAAAGTTAAGGCTGGAGAAATAATTGCACGATGGGATCCACATACTATCCCTGTAATTACTGAAGTAAGCGGATATATTCAATTTATTGATGTTGTTGAAGGGCAAAGCGTTTCCAAACAAACCGATGAATTAACAGGTTTATCTTCTATTGTAATTCTTGACACTTCAGAAAGAAATATACAAGGAAAAGATTTAAAACCTTCTTTGAAAATTGTTGATAAAACAGGATCTGATATATTTATACCCGGTACTGATATGCCTGCTCAATACTTTTTACCTGGAAAATCAATTGTACAATTAGATAACGGAATGAAGATATCTTCAGGAGATACATTGGCTCGAGTTCCTCAGGAATCAGCAGGAACCAAAGATATTACAGGAGGTTTACCTCGAGTAGCAGATTTATTTGAAGCTAGAAAACCTAAAGAATTAGCTATTTTAGCTGAAATTAACGGAATTGTTTCTTTTGGAAAAGAAACAAAAGGAAAAAGAAGATTAATTCTTACTCCTCCAGATGGAAATAATACTTATGAAGAAATGATACCAAAATGGAGACAACTAAATGTTTTTGAAGGAGAAAGAGTAGAAAAAGGGGATACTATTTCTGATGGACCTGAATCTCCACATGATATTTTAAGATTAAGGGGTGTACAAGCTGTTACTAGCCATATAGTAAATGAAGTACAAGAAGTATATCGACTACAAGGTGTGAAAATAAATAATAAACATATTGAAGTTATAATTAGACAAATGTTACGAAAAGCTACCATAACAAATTCTGGTGATTCTGATTTTTTACAAGGTGAACAAACGGAATATTCAAGCGTCATGCTAGAAAACAAAAAACTCAAAATCAAAAAAAGAAAAATAGCAAGATTTTCTCGTGATTTACTAGGTATCACTAAAGCATCATTAGCAACTGAATCATTTATCTCTGCAGCATCATTTCAAGAAACTACACGTGTATTAACAGAATCTGCTGTAGCTGGAAAAAAAGATAAACTACGCGGATTAAAAGAAAATGTGATTGTTGGTAGATTAATTCCAGCTGGAACAGGATATAAATATCATAAACAAAGATTAAAAACAAAAATTAAAAATTCGTCTAAACAACAAACAAAATCTACTTCTGTTAGTCCTGAAGAAGCAGCAGCAAACTTATCTGAACTGTTAAATTCTACCGAAAAAATTAATAATAATTTATAA